A region from the Pseudomonas sp. P8_229 genome encodes:
- a CDS encoding glucokinase, which translates to MKLALVGDIGGTNARFALWKNQQLESVQVLATADHASPEQAISLYLSGLGLAPGAIGSVCLSVAGPVSGDEFKFTNNHWRLSRTAFCKTLQVEQLLLINDFSAMALGMTRLQPGEFRVVCEGTPEPLRPAVVIGPGTGLGVGTLLDLGEGRFAALPGEGGHVDLPLSSPRETQLWQHIHNEIGHVSAETALSGGGLPRVYRAICAVDGHEPTLDTPEAITAAGLAGDPIALEVLEQFCCWLGRVAGNNVLTTGGRGGVFIVGGVIPRFADFFLESGFARSFADKGCMSDYFKGIPVWLVTAPYSGLMGAGVALEQAG; encoded by the coding sequence TTGAAACTGGCTTTGGTCGGTGATATCGGAGGCACCAACGCGCGGTTCGCGTTGTGGAAAAACCAGCAGCTGGAATCGGTTCAGGTGCTGGCCACGGCCGACCACGCCAGCCCGGAACAGGCGATCAGCCTGTACCTGAGCGGCCTTGGTCTGGCGCCGGGTGCGATCGGCTCGGTATGCCTGTCGGTGGCGGGGCCGGTGAGTGGTGATGAATTCAAGTTCACCAACAATCACTGGCGCCTGAGCCGCACGGCGTTCTGCAAGACCTTGCAGGTCGAGCAACTGCTGCTGATCAACGACTTCTCGGCGATGGCGCTGGGCATGACCCGCTTGCAGCCCGGCGAATTCCGCGTGGTCTGCGAAGGCACGCCGGAGCCATTGCGCCCGGCGGTGGTGATCGGCCCGGGCACAGGCCTGGGCGTCGGCACCTTGCTGGATCTGGGCGAAGGTCGTTTTGCCGCGCTGCCGGGGGAGGGCGGTCACGTCGATCTGCCGCTGAGCAGCCCGCGAGAAACGCAACTCTGGCAGCACATCCACAACGAAATCGGCCACGTCAGCGCGGAAACCGCGTTGAGCGGCGGCGGTCTGCCACGGGTTTACCGGGCGATCTGCGCGGTGGACGGGCATGAGCCGACACTCGACACACCTGAAGCGATCACCGCGGCCGGTCTGGCGGGGGATCCGATTGCCCTGGAGGTGCTGGAGCAGTTCTGCTGCTGGCTCGGCCGCGTGGCGGGCAACAACGTGCTGACCACCGGTGGTCGTGGCGGGGTGTTCATCGTTGGTGGGGTGATTCCACGCTTTGCCGACTTCTTCCTCGAAAGCGGTTTTGCCCGCAGCTTCGCTGACAAAGGCTGCATGAGCGATTACTTCAAAGGCATACCGGTGTGGCTGGTGACAGCGCCGTATTCCGGCCTGATGGGCGCCGGTGTGGCCCTCGAACAAGCTGGCTGA
- the edd gene encoding phosphogluconate dehydratase, with protein sequence MHPRVLEVTERLIARSRATRQAYLALIRGAATDGPMRGKLQCANFAHGVAGCGSEDKHSLRMMNSANIAIVSSYNDMLSAHQPYEVFPQQIKNALREIGSVGQFAGGTPAMCDGVTQGEPGMELSLPSREVIALSTAVALSHNMFDGALMLGICDKIVPGLMMGSLRFGHLPTIFVPGGPMVSGISNKEKADVRQKYAEGKATREELLESEMKSYHSPGTCTFYGTANTNQLLMEVMGLHLPGASFVNPNTPLRDALTREAAHQVTRLTKQNGNFMPIGEIVDEKSLVNSIVALHATGGSTNHTLHMPAIAMAAGIQLTWQDMADLSEVVPTLSHVYPNGKADINHFQAAGGMSFLIRELLEAGLLHEDVNTVLGHGLSRYTKEPFLDNGELVWREGPIESLDENILRPVARAFSAEGGLRVMEGNLGRGVMKVSAVALENQVVEAPAMVFQDQQDLADAFKAGLLEKDFVAVMRFQGPRSNGMPELHKMTPFLGVLQDRGFKVALVTDGRMSGASGKIPAAIHVSPEAYVGGALARVQEGDIIRVDGVKGTLELKVDAAEFAAREPAKGLLGNNIGSGRELFGFMRLAFSSAEQGASAFTSALETLN encoded by the coding sequence ATGCATCCCCGCGTTCTTGAGGTCACCGAACGGCTTATCGCCCGCAGCCGCGCCACGCGTCAGGCTTACCTTGCACTGATTCGCGGCGCCGCCACTGATGGGCCGATGCGCGGCAAGCTGCAATGCGCCAACTTCGCCCATGGCGTGGCCGGGTGTGGCAGCGAAGACAAGCACAGCCTGCGGATGATGAACTCGGCGAATATCGCCATTGTTTCTTCGTATAACGACATGCTTTCGGCGCACCAGCCGTACGAAGTGTTCCCGCAACAGATCAAGAATGCCCTGCGCGAAATCGGCTCGGTCGGCCAGTTCGCCGGCGGTACGCCGGCGATGTGCGATGGCGTGACCCAAGGCGAGCCGGGTATGGAACTGAGTCTGCCGAGCCGCGAAGTGATCGCCCTGTCGACCGCTGTGGCGCTGTCGCACAACATGTTCGACGGTGCGCTGATGCTCGGCATCTGCGACAAGATCGTCCCGGGCCTGATGATGGGCTCGCTGCGCTTCGGTCATCTGCCGACGATTTTCGTCCCGGGCGGGCCGATGGTCTCGGGGATTTCCAACAAGGAAAAAGCCGACGTGCGGCAGAAGTACGCCGAAGGCAAGGCGACCCGCGAAGAGCTGCTGGAATCGGAGATGAAGTCCTACCACAGCCCGGGCACCTGCACCTTCTACGGCACCGCCAACACCAACCAATTGCTGATGGAAGTCATGGGCCTGCACTTGCCGGGCGCGTCTTTCGTCAACCCGAACACTCCGCTGCGTGACGCGCTGACCCGCGAAGCCGCGCATCAGGTCACGCGCCTGACCAAGCAGAACGGCAACTTCATGCCGATCGGCGAGATCGTCGACGAGAAGTCGCTGGTCAACTCGATCGTCGCGTTGCACGCCACTGGTGGTTCGACCAACCACACCTTGCACATGCCGGCCATCGCCATGGCGGCGGGGATTCAACTGACCTGGCAGGACATGGCCGACCTTTCCGAAGTCGTGCCGACCCTGAGCCACGTCTACCCGAACGGCAAGGCCGACATCAACCACTTCCAGGCGGCGGGCGGCATGTCGTTCCTGATCCGCGAACTGCTCGAAGCCGGCCTGCTGCACGAAGACGTCAACACCGTGCTCGGTCATGGTCTGAGCCGTTACACCAAAGAGCCGTTCCTCGATAACGGTGAGCTGGTGTGGCGCGAAGGCCCGATCGAAAGCCTCGACGAAAACATCCTGCGTCCGGTCGCCCGAGCGTTCTCGGCCGAGGGCGGTCTGCGGGTGATGGAAGGCAACCTCGGGCGTGGCGTGATGAAGGTTTCCGCCGTGGCCCTGGAAAACCAGGTCGTCGAAGCGCCGGCCATGGTGTTCCAGGATCAGCAGGATCTGGCTGATGCGTTCAAGGCTGGCCTGCTGGAAAAGGATTTCGTTGCGGTGATGCGCTTCCAGGGCCCGCGCTCCAACGGCATGCCTGAGCTGCACAAGATGACGCCGTTCCTCGGCGTGCTGCAGGATCGCGGCTTCAAAGTCGCGCTGGTCACTGACGGGCGCATGTCCGGCGCCTCGGGGAAAATCCCGGCGGCGATTCACGTCAGCCCTGAAGCTTATGTCGGTGGTGCTTTGGCGCGGGTGCAAGAGGGCGATATCATCCGCGTCGATGGCGTCAAAGGCACTTTGGAACTCAAGGTCGACGCCGCCGAATTCGCAGCGCGCGAACCCGCCAAAGGCCTGTTGGGCAACAACATCGGCAGCGGTCGCGAACTGTTTGGCTTCATGCGTTTGGCCTTCAGCTCGGCGGAGCAGGGCGCCAGCGCCTTCACTTCTGCCCTGGAGACGCTTAATTGA
- the gap gene encoding type I glyceraldehyde-3-phosphate dehydrogenase: protein MTLRIAINGFGRIGRNVLRALYTQGYRQDLQIVAINDLGDSAINAHLLKYDTVHGTFDAEVAHDNESLTVNGDRISVSAIRNPAELPWAAEKIDVVFECTGLFTDRAKAAAHITAGARKVIISAPAKGADATVVYGVNHDILRQSHQIISNASCTTNCLAPVAQVLHRELGIESGLMTTIHAYTNDQNLTDVYHTDPYRARSATQNMIPSKTGAAEAVGLVLPELAGKLTGMAVRVPVINVSLVDLTVQLKKEASAEEVNALMKAASQHSKILGYNTLPLVSSDFNHNPLSSIFDANHTKASGKLLKVLAWYDNEWGFSNRMLDNCLALCNAE, encoded by the coding sequence ATGACTCTTCGAATCGCAATCAATGGTTTTGGCCGCATCGGCCGTAATGTCCTGCGCGCACTGTATACCCAAGGCTATCGACAGGATTTGCAGATCGTCGCCATCAACGACCTGGGCGACAGCGCCATCAACGCCCATCTGCTCAAGTACGACACCGTTCACGGTACATTCGACGCCGAAGTGGCCCATGACAATGAGAGCCTGACGGTCAATGGCGACCGTATTTCGGTCAGCGCCATCCGCAATCCGGCCGAGCTGCCATGGGCCGCGGAAAAGATCGATGTAGTGTTCGAATGCACCGGCCTGTTCACCGACCGCGCCAAAGCGGCCGCGCATATTACTGCCGGCGCCCGCAAAGTCATCATCTCGGCACCGGCCAAAGGCGCCGACGCCACCGTCGTTTACGGCGTGAACCACGACATTCTGCGCCAGTCGCACCAGATCATCTCCAACGCTTCGTGCACCACCAACTGCCTGGCGCCCGTGGCGCAGGTGTTGCACCGCGAGCTGGGGATCGAAAGCGGCCTGATGACCACCATTCATGCCTACACCAACGACCAGAACCTCACCGACGTCTACCACACCGACCCGTACCGCGCGCGTTCGGCCACGCAGAACATGATCCCGAGCAAGACCGGCGCCGCCGAAGCGGTGGGCCTGGTGCTGCCGGAACTGGCCGGCAAACTGACCGGCATGGCCGTGCGGGTGCCAGTGATCAATGTGTCGCTGGTGGACCTGACCGTGCAGTTGAAGAAAGAAGCCAGCGCAGAAGAAGTCAACGCGCTGATGAAGGCGGCCAGTCAGCACTCGAAAATTTTGGGTTACAACACGTTGCCGCTGGTTTCCAGTGACTTCAACCACAACCCGCTGTCGTCGATCTTTGACGCCAACCACACCAAAGCCAGCGGCAAACTGCTGAAAGTGCTGGCCTGGTACGACAACGAATGGGGCTTCTCCAATCGCATGCTGGATAACTGCCTGGCGTTGTGTAACGCCGAGTAA
- a CDS encoding RNA polymerase sigma factor translates to MSQSRFNHVFLSQRTSLLRTIERMVNNHSTAEDLLQETYLRVTRALSERAIDHLEPFVFQTARNLALDHLRARKIHSRTMVDDVPQDVVHSVAAPASSAEDAAHAEQLLERLNVSLSQLSPRQQQIFILSRLHGHSYQEIADELNVSLSTVQKELKLIMSICIGVAERHDGSGKL, encoded by the coding sequence GTGAGTCAATCGCGCTTCAACCACGTCTTCCTCTCTCAGCGCACGTCCCTGCTGCGCACGATCGAGCGGATGGTCAACAACCACAGCACCGCCGAAGACCTGCTGCAGGAAACTTACCTGCGCGTGACGCGGGCGCTGAGCGAGCGCGCCATCGATCACCTTGAACCCTTCGTGTTCCAGACCGCGCGCAATCTGGCGCTGGATCACCTGCGTGCGCGCAAGATCCATTCGCGGACTATGGTCGATGACGTGCCGCAGGACGTGGTGCACAGCGTCGCCGCCCCCGCCAGCAGCGCCGAAGACGCCGCCCACGCCGAACAATTGCTGGAGCGCCTGAACGTGAGCCTCAGTCAACTCAGCCCGCGTCAGCAGCAGATTTTCATCCTCAGCCGCCTGCACGGGCACAGCTACCAGGAAATCGCCGACGAGCTGAACGTGTCGCTCAGTACCGTGCAGAAGGAACTCAAGCTGATCATGTCGATCTGCATCGGTGTCGCCGAACGGCATGACGGCAGCGGCAAGCTGTGA
- a CDS encoding FecR family protein → MTDTHRSPSPDTAQDAASAMDQALDWLIVLDSADDEQTRQFHAWLAADPLNAEAFAKAQAIWDGPQVVQCAQSLAAKPAKVTLLKRLRPHWKPLATAAVLVLGLFSFSNLPMRIQADHLTVVGERQRLQLEDGSKVLLNTNSAFSSTINERQRVARLYQGEAFFEIAANRGQPLEIDAGPVQASVRDTAFAVRYLDGVAQVNVQRGDVDLRATHNDARVRLSAGESIRIGPNGFDRPAKLDTATDLAWVQGRLIFENCPLDKVLAELRRYYPGWIINTNEQLADVNVTGNYRLDQPLDVVRSLAHITSARLQEFPALVILN, encoded by the coding sequence GTGACGGACACCCACCGCTCGCCTTCGCCCGACACGGCGCAGGACGCCGCCAGTGCAATGGACCAGGCTCTGGACTGGCTCATCGTGCTCGACAGTGCGGACGACGAGCAGACCCGGCAATTTCACGCGTGGCTGGCGGCCGATCCGTTGAATGCCGAGGCGTTCGCCAAGGCGCAGGCCATCTGGGATGGGCCGCAGGTGGTGCAATGCGCGCAAAGTCTCGCCGCGAAGCCTGCGAAAGTGACCTTGCTCAAACGTCTGCGTCCGCACTGGAAACCGTTGGCTACCGCTGCCGTTCTGGTGCTCGGTCTGTTCAGTTTCAGTAACCTGCCGATGCGTATTCAAGCCGATCACCTGACCGTGGTCGGCGAGCGCCAGCGCCTGCAACTGGAAGACGGCTCCAAGGTGCTGCTCAACACCAATTCGGCATTCTCCAGCACCATCAATGAGCGCCAGCGCGTGGCGCGGTTGTACCAGGGCGAAGCGTTTTTCGAGATTGCCGCCAACCGTGGCCAGCCGCTGGAAATCGACGCCGGTCCGGTACAGGCCAGCGTGCGCGACACCGCGTTCGCCGTGCGTTATCTGGATGGCGTGGCGCAAGTCAATGTGCAGCGCGGCGATGTCGATCTGCGCGCCACGCACAACGACGCGCGGGTACGCTTGTCCGCCGGCGAAAGCATCCGCATCGGCCCCAACGGTTTCGACCGCCCGGCCAAACTCGATACCGCCACGGATCTGGCCTGGGTACAAGGTCGGTTGATCTTCGAGAACTGCCCGCTCGACAAGGTGCTGGCCGAACTACGCCGCTATTACCCGGGCTGGATCATCAACACCAACGAGCAGTTGGCCGACGTCAACGTCACCGGCAACTACCGCCTCGACCAGCCGCTGGACGTGGTGCGCTCCCTCGCCCACATCACCTCGGCGCGCCTGCAGGAATTCCCGGCGCTGGTGATCTTGAACTAA
- a CDS encoding TonB-dependent receptor gives MSSRLTRQTASPSRVLSLLTAAILMAGTAPLMAAPEQPARNMGDYSFSIGQQPLVSALNAFTSVTGWQVGLPAELGQGVSSPGVRGSLPPEKALERLLVGTNLSFRKLSNNNVVLEKRTTSGALNLDQVTISATRQEQSINSVPATVTVQTRQDLDRNNVNTIKDLVRYEPGVSVGGAGQRGGISGYNIRGIDGDRILTQVDGVEVPDGFFNGPYAKTQRNYVDPEIVKRVEILRGPASVLYGSNAIGGAVSYYTLDPDDIIKPGKDVGARLKTGYSSADESWLKSATVAGRAEQFDGLLHYSQRDGHETDSYGSNNGTGLERTAANPEDVKATNVLAKIGWNYNDDSRLGLTYEKYKDDRDTDQKSAYGGPYFNGAPTIPDSMLPGGMYQWRTGNDTITRERFGIEHRFALDSLLVDNVKWSLNHQIAKTDQSTEEFYYPMSRKVLRTRDTIYEEKQWVFDAQLDKAFAIGDTDHVLTYGTTIKQQKVTGSRSGDGKCLAIGRGCTAIGATSAADVLKKSSDFPDPTINTYSLFAQDQISWNKWTFLPGLRYDYTQLKPHITQEFLNTVAADGNGTVSDENKTWHKVSPKFGLTYALTDNYTWYGQYAEGFRTPTAKALYGRFENSTTGYNVAPNPNLEPEKSKSYETGLRGNFEQGSFDVAVFYNKYRDFINEDAVTPGYDELTFQSSNIKHATIKGAEVKGRLNLDAFGAPQGLYTQGSIAYAYGRNNDNGEPLNSVNPLTGVFGLGYDQDNYGGLLSWTVVKKKDRVDDSNFKSPDGVSSQFKTPGFGILDLAGYYKVTDDVTVSGGIYNLTDKKYWLWDDVRGYDSVGEASVTQPANLDRLTQPGRNFAINLVWDI, from the coding sequence ATGTCCTCTCGCCTTACCCGCCAGACTGCTTCCCCTTCCCGCGTATTGTCGCTGCTGACGGCCGCCATCCTGATGGCCGGCACCGCACCGCTGATGGCTGCCCCCGAACAGCCGGCGCGCAACATGGGTGATTATTCGTTCTCTATCGGCCAGCAACCGCTGGTGTCGGCACTCAATGCCTTCACCAGCGTGACCGGCTGGCAGGTCGGCTTGCCGGCAGAACTGGGTCAGGGCGTGTCATCGCCAGGCGTGCGCGGTTCGCTACCGCCGGAAAAAGCCCTGGAGCGCCTGTTGGTGGGGACCAACCTGAGCTTCCGCAAACTGAGCAACAACAATGTGGTGCTGGAGAAGCGCACCACCAGTGGCGCACTCAATCTGGATCAGGTGACCATCAGCGCCACCCGCCAGGAACAGTCGATCAACAGCGTGCCGGCCACCGTCACCGTGCAGACCCGCCAGGACCTGGACCGCAACAACGTCAACACCATCAAGGATCTGGTGCGCTACGAGCCGGGCGTCTCCGTCGGTGGCGCCGGCCAGCGCGGCGGGATCAGCGGCTACAACATTCGCGGCATCGACGGCGACCGCATCCTGACCCAGGTTGATGGCGTCGAAGTACCGGACGGTTTCTTCAACGGCCCGTACGCCAAGACCCAGCGCAATTACGTCGATCCGGAAATCGTCAAACGTGTGGAAATCCTCCGTGGTCCGGCCTCGGTGCTGTACGGCAGCAATGCCATCGGCGGCGCCGTCAGCTACTACACCCTCGACCCGGACGACATTATCAAGCCCGGCAAAGACGTCGGCGCCCGCCTGAAAACCGGCTACAGCTCCGCTGATGAGAGCTGGCTGAAATCCGCCACCGTCGCTGGCCGTGCCGAGCAGTTCGACGGTTTGCTGCACTACAGCCAGCGCGACGGCCACGAAACCGATTCCTACGGCAGCAACAACGGCACAGGCCTTGAGCGCACCGCCGCCAACCCGGAAGACGTCAAAGCCACCAACGTGCTGGCGAAGATCGGCTGGAACTACAACGACGATTCGCGCCTGGGCCTGACCTACGAAAAGTACAAGGATGATCGCGACACCGATCAGAAAAGCGCCTACGGTGGCCCGTACTTCAACGGCGCTCCGACCATCCCCGACAGCATGCTGCCCGGCGGCATGTACCAGTGGCGCACCGGCAACGACACCATCACCCGTGAGCGCTTCGGCATCGAACATCGCTTCGCCCTCGACAGCCTGCTGGTCGATAACGTGAAGTGGAGCCTCAACCACCAGATAGCCAAGACCGACCAGAGCACCGAAGAGTTCTATTACCCGATGTCGCGCAAAGTCTTGCGTACCCGCGACACGATCTACGAGGAAAAGCAGTGGGTATTCGATGCGCAACTGGACAAGGCGTTTGCCATTGGTGACACCGATCACGTGCTGACCTACGGCACCACGATCAAACAGCAGAAAGTCACCGGTTCGCGCAGCGGCGACGGCAAGTGCCTGGCGATCGGCCGTGGCTGCACTGCGATCGGTGCCACCAGCGCAGCGGATGTGCTGAAGAAGTCCAGCGACTTCCCGGACCCGACCATCAACACCTACAGCCTGTTCGCCCAGGATCAGATCAGCTGGAACAAGTGGACCTTCCTGCCGGGCCTGCGCTACGACTACACCCAGCTCAAGCCGCACATCACTCAGGAATTCCTCAACACCGTGGCCGCCGACGGCAACGGCACCGTCAGCGACGAGAACAAGACCTGGCACAAAGTCTCGCCCAAATTCGGCCTGACCTACGCCCTGACCGACAATTACACCTGGTACGGCCAGTACGCCGAAGGTTTCCGCACGCCGACCGCGAAAGCGTTGTACGGGCGCTTCGAAAACAGCACCACCGGTTACAACGTGGCGCCGAACCCGAACCTGGAACCGGAAAAAAGCAAAAGCTATGAAACCGGCCTGCGCGGCAACTTCGAGCAAGGCTCGTTCGACGTGGCGGTGTTCTATAACAAGTACCGCGATTTCATCAACGAAGACGCCGTCACCCCTGGCTACGACGAACTGACCTTCCAGTCGAGCAACATCAAGCACGCGACCATCAAGGGCGCCGAAGTCAAAGGCCGCTTGAATCTGGACGCGTTCGGCGCGCCGCAAGGCCTCTACACCCAAGGCTCGATCGCCTACGCCTACGGTCGCAACAACGATAACGGCGAGCCGCTCAACAGCGTCAATCCGCTGACCGGCGTGTTTGGTCTGGGCTACGACCAAGACAACTACGGCGGCCTGCTGAGCTGGACCGTGGTGAAGAAAAAGGACCGCGTCGACGACAGCAACTTCAAATCGCCGGATGGCGTCAGCAGCCAGTTCAAGACCCCGGGCTTCGGCATTCTCGATCTGGCCGGCTATTACAAAGTCACCGACGACGTCACCGTCAGCGGCGGCATCTACAACCTGACCGACAAGAAGTACTGGCTGTGGGATGACGTGCGCGGTTACGACAGCGTCGGCGAAGCCTCGGTGACGCAACCGGCCAACCTCGATCGCCTGACCCAGCCGGGCCGCAACTTCGCGATCAATCTGGTCTGGGACATCTGA
- a CDS encoding biliverdin-producing heme oxygenase, translating into MTTSEKTLRSQRLNQITHEPHSKLDALVKAHAPFETRANFARFVVAQYLFQSELVDLYNNAELTAIVPDLPARCRAEAAKADLADLDTEVPAPVAGAVKNPSKARALGWIFVSEGSKLGAAFLIKRAVALELSETFGARHLGEPEGGRAEGWKSFVRTLDSLQFSAEEEAEVEQGAIDAFNRFTVLLEQAYATEAEPA; encoded by the coding sequence ATGACCACTTCGGAAAAAACCCTGCGTTCACAACGCCTGAACCAGATCACCCACGAGCCGCACAGCAAGCTCGACGCACTGGTCAAAGCCCATGCGCCGTTCGAAACCCGCGCCAACTTCGCCCGTTTCGTGGTGGCGCAGTACCTGTTCCAGTCGGAGCTGGTTGACCTCTACAACAACGCCGAACTGACCGCCATCGTCCCTGACCTGCCGGCCCGTTGCCGCGCTGAAGCGGCCAAGGCTGACCTCGCCGATCTCGACACCGAAGTGCCGGCGCCGGTCGCGGGCGCGGTGAAAAACCCGAGCAAGGCTCGTGCCCTGGGCTGGATCTTTGTTTCCGAAGGTTCGAAGCTCGGCGCGGCGTTCCTGATCAAACGCGCGGTGGCCCTGGAGCTGAGCGAAACCTTTGGCGCCCGTCACCTGGGTGAGCCAGAAGGTGGCCGTGCCGAGGGCTGGAAGAGCTTCGTGCGTACCCTCGATTCGCTGCAGTTCAGTGCTGAAGAAGAAGCTGAAGTCGAGCAAGGCGCGATCGATGCGTTCAACCGCTTCACCGTGCTGCTGGAACAGGCTTACGCCACCGAAGCCGAACCGGCCTGA
- a CDS encoding YbaN family protein yields the protein MPQPATSKLARLLFGLLAYVSLGIGLIAIVVPGLPTTEFILLAAWAATRSSPRLSAWLENHRLFGPILSNWRNGKIIARKAKVSATISMLLCATLMLVMLDHGWPVYLAIAGMTLGNLWIWSRPESISV from the coding sequence ATGCCGCAACCCGCCACCTCAAAACTCGCGCGCCTGCTGTTCGGCCTGCTGGCCTACGTCAGCCTCGGCATCGGCCTGATTGCCATCGTCGTGCCCGGCTTGCCGACCACCGAGTTCATCCTGCTCGCCGCCTGGGCCGCGACCCGCAGCTCGCCGCGCCTGAGCGCATGGCTGGAAAACCATCGGCTGTTCGGGCCGATCCTGAGCAACTGGCGCAACGGCAAGATCATCGCGCGCAAGGCCAAGGTCAGCGCCACGATCAGCATGCTGCTGTGCGCGACGTTGATGCTGGTGATGCTCGATCACGGCTGGCCGGTGTATCTGGCGATTGCCGGGATGACCCTCGGCAACCTGTGGATCTGGTCGCGCCCGGAATCTATTTCTGTCTAG
- a CDS encoding CoA transferase → MTDLLTSIQAALGLPHTPIPITARGALPSAFAVTDLACASIAAAGQAVAELLQQQTGKLPAVEVDRRLASFWFATSLRPMGWEVPPLWDPVAGDYATQDGWIRLHTNAPHHRAAAESVLGACADRAAMAAKVAQWSSADLEQAVVDAKGCAAQMRNWTQWQQHPQGLAVNAEPLVHFIDSQDEKATTWQGSVAQPLAGLKVLDLTRVLAGPTASRFLAGLGADVLRIDPPTWNEPGVVPEVTLGKRCARLDLHQPADRALFENLLKDADILLHGYRADALEHLGFGAERRRQLAPGLIDVCLNAYGWSGSWQNRRGFDSLVQMSSGIAEAGQRWKQADKPTPLPVQALDHATGYLMAASAIRLLTERLKTGRGGSARLSLARTAKLLIEHGPGAGEALRAEEAQDQSSWVEQTPWGPAHRLLAPVKISGTPLQWALPATELGSHRPQW, encoded by the coding sequence ATGACTGATTTACTCACGTCCATTCAAGCCGCACTCGGCTTGCCACACACGCCTATTCCCATCACCGCCCGTGGCGCTCTGCCCTCGGCGTTCGCCGTCACCGATCTGGCCTGCGCCAGCATCGCCGCTGCCGGTCAGGCCGTCGCCGAACTGCTCCAGCAACAAACCGGGAAGCTGCCTGCCGTCGAAGTCGACCGACGCCTGGCCTCGTTCTGGTTCGCCACCTCGTTGCGTCCGATGGGCTGGGAAGTCCCGCCGCTGTGGGACCCGGTGGCCGGTGACTACGCGACACAGGATGGCTGGATCCGCCTGCACACCAATGCCCCGCATCACCGCGCCGCCGCCGAAAGTGTGCTGGGAGCCTGCGCCGACCGTGCCGCGATGGCAGCGAAAGTCGCGCAATGGAGCAGTGCCGATCTGGAGCAAGCGGTGGTCGACGCCAAGGGCTGTGCCGCGCAAATGCGCAACTGGACGCAGTGGCAGCAGCATCCGCAGGGGCTGGCGGTGAACGCCGAACCGCTGGTGCATTTCATCGATTCGCAAGATGAAAAGGCCACCACATGGCAAGGCTCAGTGGCGCAACCGCTGGCTGGCCTCAAGGTGCTGGACCTGACCCGCGTGCTCGCCGGCCCTACCGCCAGCCGCTTTCTCGCGGGGCTCGGTGCCGATGTGCTGCGCATCGATCCGCCGACCTGGAACGAACCAGGCGTGGTGCCGGAAGTCACCCTCGGCAAACGCTGCGCACGGCTGGATCTGCATCAACCAGCCGATCGTGCACTGTTTGAAAACCTTTTGAAGGACGCCGACATCCTGCTGCACGGCTACCGCGCCGATGCGCTGGAACACCTCGGTTTCGGCGCCGAGCGCCGTCGGCAACTGGCTCCGGGGCTGATCGACGTCTGCCTCAACGCCTACGGCTGGAGCGGCTCGTGGCAGAACCGCCGCGGCTTCGACAGCCTGGTGCAGATGAGCAGCGGCATCGCCGAGGCCGGACAGCGCTGGAAGCAGGCCGACAAACCCACGCCGCTGCCAGTGCAGGCGCTGGACCATGCGACCGGTTATCTGATGGCGGCGAGTGCGATCCGGCTTTTGACGGAACGTTTGAAGACTGGCCGGGGCGGCTCGGCGCGGTTGTCACTGGCGCGCACCGCCAAACTGCTGATCGAGCATGGGCCGGGGGCTGGCGAGGCGTTGCGCGCCGAAGAGGCGCAGGATCAAAGCTCGTGGGTGGAACAGACACCCTGGGGGCCAGCGCACCGCTTGCTGGCGCCGGTGAAGATCAGTGGGACGCCACTGCAATGGGCGTTGCCGGCCACCGAACTGGGTTCGCATCGCCCACAGTGGTGA